A DNA window from Vicinamibacterales bacterium contains the following coding sequences:
- a CDS encoding carboxypeptidase regulatory-like domain-containing protein, translating into MSRIGFGVVLTVLSFCAPALAQQGTSELRGRAVDQQGAAMPGVPIVVTNQDNGQFREATSGADGAFLLSGMVPGTYEVSAELTGFKKYQTRGVVLAVGRSTALEIRLELGAIEESVTVTGEAPLVDTSSKAIGGNVSAKEFVDLPSFNRNFTGYLALVPGVVSSVSATTFGADSISVAGQNVRNVNYTMDGSNNNDTFNGGNGGSQARVPVEAVQEFQLLTSQFDAEFGMASGGVVNSVSKQGTNQFRGSAFMFYQDENLTVRDYFAERGDLEKPQTQQQQWGGTLGGPIVRNKMHFFGSLERIVLDGGVTTQIPSRPDLERTDFEQTRVWNTFLRADHQVNSNHTWGVRWLRETSPQPIQINAENHTPSRYEAETDVDYTIVGNLSSIFGSNKVNTFRVSMVKEDVFFGNPLFNESKNQKDLLPTLVYLNFQDQQSPRANRRLDVAYGADNIFAWFLPNRLGGDHDVKVGVSYLYSSLRVQDFGNMNGTFTFATDLPFDRNNPRTYPERFSLRVGNPLDFYMKGHFIGSFIQDKYRPSQRLTLSVGLRYDLELIRTPNQQNPLFGGGTGSSDYPVDGNNFAPRLGFTYALDDQSRSVVRGGFGLFYQRTSYTFLTTMFSGGRFSDSFVVNYPLNNVDPGPRAGNFPTAPELLTYPNVDDSIFDARFPPGTLNRNVGTVRFDNPDRKNAYSRQYSLGYERQVGQTLGVGVDFIRSEQRAQYVLKDLNPGLRDTTTASSTLRRTNPLIGAPGEFAARVDTLVNEGYVDYNTVQVSLTQRQRGGFSGRASYAFSRGRGNVATGQADTAISQVGGDLNLDNDIGPTNVDRPHIFSLAGSYQVPRTKGLRVSAVFQARSGVPFTLINSTFDLDRNGLTANEYLPAGTYKGNGATAYEVDYKGGRNGGRGPAYSSLDVRAGYVIRMAGDRTLNLFVDAFNATNEPNFGNPPVDQRAQATFLNLNSLVNGVARTFQLNARLGF; encoded by the coding sequence ATGTCTCGGATTGGGTTCGGCGTGGTGTTGACGGTACTGAGCTTCTGCGCGCCCGCGCTGGCTCAGCAGGGCACATCGGAGCTGAGGGGACGCGCGGTGGACCAGCAGGGCGCGGCAATGCCGGGCGTCCCCATCGTCGTCACGAACCAGGACAACGGCCAGTTTCGCGAGGCCACGAGCGGCGCCGACGGCGCGTTCCTGCTGAGCGGCATGGTGCCCGGCACCTACGAAGTCAGCGCGGAGCTGACGGGGTTCAAGAAGTACCAGACCCGCGGCGTGGTCCTCGCCGTGGGGCGCTCCACGGCGCTGGAGATCCGGCTGGAACTCGGCGCCATCGAGGAATCCGTCACGGTCACGGGCGAGGCGCCGCTCGTGGACACCAGCTCCAAGGCCATCGGCGGCAACGTGAGCGCCAAGGAGTTCGTGGACCTGCCCTCGTTCAACCGCAACTTCACGGGCTACCTGGCGCTCGTGCCCGGCGTCGTGTCGTCCGTGTCGGCCACGACTTTCGGCGCGGATTCCATCAGCGTCGCCGGCCAGAACGTGCGCAACGTGAACTACACGATGGACGGCTCGAACAACAACGACACCTTCAACGGCGGCAACGGCGGTTCCCAGGCGCGCGTGCCCGTCGAGGCCGTGCAGGAGTTCCAGCTCCTGACCAGCCAGTTCGACGCGGAGTTCGGCATGGCCTCCGGCGGCGTCGTGAACTCGGTGTCGAAGCAGGGCACGAACCAGTTCCGGGGCAGCGCGTTCATGTTCTACCAGGACGAGAACCTCACCGTGCGCGACTACTTCGCCGAGCGGGGCGATCTCGAGAAGCCGCAGACGCAGCAGCAGCAGTGGGGGGGCACCCTCGGCGGCCCCATCGTGCGCAACAAGATGCACTTCTTCGGCAGCCTGGAGCGCATCGTGCTCGACGGCGGCGTCACCACGCAGATCCCGAGCCGGCCCGACCTGGAGCGCACGGACTTCGAGCAGACGCGCGTCTGGAACACGTTCCTCCGCGCCGACCACCAGGTGAACTCGAATCACACGTGGGGCGTGCGGTGGCTGCGCGAGACCTCGCCGCAGCCGATTCAGATCAACGCCGAGAACCACACGCCGTCGCGGTACGAGGCCGAGACCGACGTGGACTACACGATCGTGGGCAACCTCAGCTCGATCTTCGGCTCGAACAAGGTCAACACCTTCCGCGTCTCGATGGTGAAGGAGGACGTGTTCTTCGGCAACCCGCTCTTCAACGAGAGCAAGAACCAGAAGGACCTGCTGCCGACGCTGGTGTACCTGAACTTCCAGGATCAGCAGAGCCCGCGCGCCAACCGCCGGCTCGACGTCGCGTACGGCGCCGACAACATCTTCGCGTGGTTCCTGCCGAACAGGCTGGGCGGCGATCACGACGTGAAGGTCGGCGTCAGCTACCTGTACTCGTCGCTGCGCGTCCAGGACTTCGGCAACATGAACGGCACCTTCACGTTCGCCACCGACCTGCCCTTCGACAGGAACAACCCCCGCACGTATCCGGAGCGGTTCTCGCTTCGCGTGGGCAATCCCCTGGATTTCTACATGAAGGGCCACTTCATCGGCAGCTTCATCCAGGACAAGTACCGCCCGTCGCAGCGGCTGACCCTCAGCGTCGGCCTCCGCTACGACCTCGAGCTCATCCGCACGCCGAACCAGCAGAATCCGCTCTTCGGCGGCGGGACCGGCAGCAGCGACTACCCCGTGGACGGCAACAACTTCGCCCCGCGCCTCGGGTTCACCTACGCCCTGGACGACCAGTCGCGGTCGGTCGTGCGCGGCGGCTTCGGCCTCTTCTACCAGCGCACGTCGTACACGTTCCTGACCACCATGTTCTCGGGCGGCCGCTTCTCGGACTCGTTCGTGGTGAACTACCCACTGAACAACGTGGATCCCGGCCCGCGCGCCGGCAACTTTCCGACCGCGCCGGAACTCCTGACCTACCCGAACGTCGACGACTCCATCTTCGACGCGCGCTTCCCGCCGGGCACGCTGAACCGCAACGTCGGCACGGTGCGGTTCGACAACCCCGACCGCAAGAACGCGTACTCGCGGCAGTACAGCCTGGGCTACGAGCGCCAGGTCGGCCAGACGCTCGGCGTGGGCGTGGACTTCATCCGGTCCGAGCAGCGCGCCCAGTACGTGCTGAAGGACCTCAACCCCGGGCTGCGTGACACGACGACCGCGTCGAGCACCCTCCGCCGGACCAACCCGCTCATCGGCGCGCCCGGAGAGTTCGCCGCGCGCGTGGACACCCTCGTGAACGAGGGCTACGTCGACTACAACACCGTGCAGGTGTCGCTCACGCAGCGTCAGCGCGGCGGGTTCAGCGGGCGCGCGTCCTACGCGTTCTCGCGCGGCCGCGGCAACGTCGCGACAGGCCAGGCGGACACGGCGATCTCGCAGGTGGGCGGCGATCTCAACCTCGACAACGACATCGGGCCGACCAACGTCGACCGGCCGCACATCTTCTCGCTGGCCGGCTCGTACCAGGTGCCGAGGACGAAGGGCCTGCGCGTGAGCGCCGTGTTCCAGGCGCGATCGGGCGTCCCGTTCACGCTCATCAACTCGACGTTCGACCTCGACAGGAACGGGCTCACGGCGAACGAGTACCTGCCGGCCGGCACTTACAAGGGCAACGGCGCGACCGCCTACGAGGTGGACTACAAGGGCGGCAGGAACGGCGGCCGCGGTCCCGCCTACTCGTCGCTCGACGTCCGTGCCGGGTACGTGATTCGGATGGCCGGCGACCGGACGCTGAACCTCTTCGTGGACGCGTTCAACGCCACCAACGAGCCGAACTTCGGGAACCCGCCAGTCGACCAGCGCGCGCAGGCGACGTTCCTGAACCTGAACAGCCTCGTCAACGGGGTGGCCCGCACGTTCCAGCTGAACGCCCGCCTGGGCTTCTGA
- a CDS encoding MBL fold metallo-hydrolase, with the protein MRHLLLACAFVAAAVAGPAARRQPPASLPAWSPGTLDIHHIATGRGNATFFVFPDGTTMLVDAGAVVSAPPYADPRPDGSRTPGAWIADYVRQFHPSPARPRLDYVVVTHFHPDHFGEVAPSNRTTADGLRLTGVTEVLDLLGARVVVDRAWPTYDYPSNLLGRDTAGARVEPNAVANYKAYVERQAARGALAVERVKVGSASQFAVAADPRGPGVEVRPVVANGEVWTGRGEGTEQTFPPLASIPAEDYPDENMCSIGLRVRYGRFDYFTGGDLPGDPEGAPPWQGVEAKVGAVLGPTDVHQVNHHGSIDPATPGFLAALRSRVLIVPAWAPTHPSPDVLKRLLNRRYYPDARSVFTLTLREPMTHAIGARVGQLASSHGHVVVRVAPGGEAYSVFVLDDASAARPVTAAFGPYTAR; encoded by the coding sequence GTGCGACACCTCCTCCTCGCGTGTGCCTTCGTGGCCGCCGCCGTCGCGGGCCCCGCCGCCCGCCGCCAGCCGCCCGCTTCGCTCCCGGCGTGGAGCCCCGGGACGCTCGACATCCATCACATCGCCACCGGTCGGGGCAATGCGACGTTCTTCGTGTTCCCGGACGGCACGACGATGCTCGTCGATGCCGGCGCCGTCGTGTCGGCGCCGCCCTACGCCGACCCCCGGCCCGACGGGTCCCGGACGCCCGGCGCCTGGATCGCGGACTACGTCCGTCAATTCCATCCGTCGCCGGCGCGACCGAGGCTCGACTACGTCGTCGTCACGCACTTCCATCCCGATCACTTCGGCGAGGTCGCCCCGTCGAATCGCACCACCGCCGACGGCCTCCGGCTCACGGGCGTGACCGAGGTCCTCGATCTGCTGGGGGCGCGGGTGGTCGTCGATCGCGCCTGGCCCACCTACGACTACCCGTCCAACCTCCTCGGCCGCGACACCGCCGGCGCCCGGGTCGAGCCGAACGCCGTCGCGAACTACAAGGCGTATGTCGAACGGCAGGCGGCCCGCGGGGCGCTGGCCGTCGAGCGGGTCAAGGTCGGGAGCGCGAGCCAGTTCGCGGTGGCCGCCGATCCGCGCGGGCCCGGCGTGGAGGTCCGGCCCGTCGTCGCGAACGGGGAGGTGTGGACCGGTCGCGGCGAGGGCACGGAGCAGACCTTCCCGCCGCTCGCCTCGATTCCGGCCGAGGACTACCCCGACGAGAACATGTGCAGCATCGGCCTGCGCGTGCGCTACGGCCGGTTCGACTACTTCACGGGCGGTGATCTGCCGGGCGACCCCGAGGGCGCGCCACCGTGGCAGGGCGTGGAGGCGAAGGTGGGGGCCGTCCTCGGCCCGACCGACGTCCACCAGGTGAACCATCACGGGTCGATCGATCCGGCGACGCCCGGCTTCCTGGCGGCGCTGCGCTCGCGCGTCCTCATCGTGCCGGCGTGGGCGCCGACGCATCCATCGCCCGATGTCTTGAAGCGGCTGCTGAACCGCCGCTACTACCCGGACGCGCGGAGCGTGTTCACGCTCACGCTCCGTGAGCCGATGACGCACGCCATCGGCGCCCGTGTCGGCCAGCTCGCGTCGAGCCACGGCCACGTGGTGGTCCGCGTCGCTCCGGGTGGTGAGGCTTACTCAGTGTTCGTGCTGGACGACGCGTCGGCTGCGCGGCCCGTCACCGCGGCGTTCGGTCCCTACACCGCCAGGTGA
- a CDS encoding amidohydrolase family protein, which translates to MKIRRTRGTTPSSTPSPRSARHGLTRRDVLAGAGAGAAAVLLEPSRGGAQPAAGRPVIFTDTTVVTVDAVRDDVALAVEGATIAAIGPTADIRARYPQAEIYDGRGKALFPGLINCHAHLAQTLARGFNEDFGFPNSYRLPVQPTSLISRDEATLMAVVGALEAIRTGSTCVVENVGGTAATASELAKTGLRWVFAESATDREGGSPMSPEILARGEAPRFSPKMRDEGLRRIADLHAAWHGRENGRISVFPAAGLAENSSPELLAAVKAFADQHDLNYTIHLSQSRAEVEYMRRHHGVSPVGFLDRHGFLSSRLFAAHCRYVDDADIALLAKSGTMVTHQARMAANRGVIPPIPALRAAGVPIAMGTDNNTTDLFEVLRIALITERVRRDDEFPGVQPQPEDILADATLGSARAVRQLSTIGSLEIGKKADLLVVDTQKAHIVPAVRIVSAWIHNGQPGDIESVMIDGRFVMRDRRITTVDEAAIIAEADKVGKRVWAQVQKAGPIKVPRLPRPR; encoded by the coding sequence ATGAAAATCAGGCGCACGCGTGGCACGACGCCGTCTTCCACCCCATCGCCCCGCTCGGCCCGCCACGGCCTGACCCGCCGCGACGTCCTCGCGGGCGCGGGTGCCGGCGCCGCAGCCGTGCTGCTGGAGCCGTCGCGTGGCGGCGCGCAGCCGGCGGCGGGCCGTCCCGTGATCTTCACCGACACCACGGTGGTCACGGTCGACGCCGTCCGGGACGACGTGGCGCTCGCGGTGGAAGGCGCGACGATCGCGGCCATCGGTCCGACGGCCGACATTCGCGCCAGGTACCCGCAGGCCGAGATCTACGACGGGCGCGGCAAGGCCCTGTTCCCCGGCCTCATCAACTGCCACGCGCATCTCGCGCAGACCCTCGCCCGCGGCTTCAACGAGGACTTCGGCTTCCCGAACAGCTACCGGCTGCCCGTGCAGCCCACGAGCCTGATCTCGCGCGACGAGGCGACGCTCATGGCCGTCGTCGGCGCGCTCGAGGCGATTCGGACGGGATCGACGTGCGTCGTCGAGAACGTGGGCGGCACGGCGGCCACGGCCTCGGAGCTCGCGAAGACGGGACTCCGGTGGGTGTTCGCCGAATCCGCCACCGACCGCGAGGGCGGCTCGCCGATGTCGCCCGAGATCCTGGCGCGGGGCGAGGCGCCGCGCTTCTCCCCGAAGATGCGCGACGAGGGCCTGCGGCGCATCGCCGACCTCCACGCCGCCTGGCACGGCAGGGAGAACGGCCGGATCTCGGTCTTCCCCGCCGCCGGTCTCGCCGAGAACTCGTCGCCGGAGCTGCTGGCCGCGGTGAAGGCGTTCGCCGACCAGCACGACCTGAACTACACGATCCACCTCTCGCAGAGCCGGGCAGAGGTGGAGTACATGCGCCGGCACCACGGCGTGAGCCCGGTGGGATTCCTCGACCGCCACGGCTTCCTGTCCTCGCGCCTCTTCGCCGCGCACTGCCGCTACGTGGACGACGCCGACATCGCGCTCCTGGCCAAGTCCGGCACGATGGTGACGCACCAGGCCCGGATGGCGGCCAACCGGGGCGTCATCCCCCCGATTCCCGCCCTGCGCGCGGCCGGCGTGCCCATCGCCATGGGCACCGACAACAACACGACGGACCTCTTCGAGGTGCTGCGCATCGCGCTCATCACCGAGCGCGTCCGCCGGGACGACGAGTTCCCGGGCGTGCAGCCCCAGCCCGAGGACATCCTGGCCGACGCCACGCTCGGAAGCGCCCGCGCGGTCCGGCAGCTCTCGACGATCGGATCGCTGGAGATCGGCAAGAAGGCCGACCTGCTCGTGGTGGACACGCAGAAGGCCCACATCGTGCCGGCTGTCCGCATCGTCTCGGCCTGGATCCACAACGGCCAGCCGGGCGACATCGAGTCGGTGATGATCGACGGCCGCTTCGTGATGCGCGACCGGCGGATCACGACCGTGGACGAGGCGGCCATCATCGCCGAGGCCGACAAGGTCGGGAAGCGCGTCTGGGCCCAGGTGCAGAAGGCCGGGCCAATCAAGGTGCCGCGCCTGCCGCGGCCGCGGTAG
- a CDS encoding sigma-70 family RNA polymerase sigma factor: MTAEQDRRIDEIVARERPRLRSFVRRRVANPADVDDVLQDVFAELVEANHLLMPIEHVTAWLFRVARNRIVDLFRKRRPERLADALGTGEEDDLALDDLLPSPDDGPDALLARQVLLDEIVAALDDLPAPQREVFVAHELDGRSFKEIAAETGVSVNTLLSRKHYAVRKLRERLRRLYGGPRTEA; encoded by the coding sequence ATGACAGCCGAGCAGGACCGGCGGATCGACGAGATCGTCGCCCGCGAACGCCCGCGGCTGCGCAGCTTCGTCCGGCGGCGGGTGGCCAATCCGGCCGACGTGGACGACGTGCTGCAGGACGTGTTCGCCGAGCTGGTGGAGGCCAACCACCTCCTGATGCCGATCGAGCACGTCACGGCCTGGCTCTTCCGCGTCGCGCGCAACCGCATCGTCGACCTCTTCAGGAAGCGCCGGCCCGAACGGCTCGCCGACGCGCTCGGGACGGGCGAGGAGGACGACCTGGCCCTCGACGACCTGCTGCCGTCGCCCGACGACGGCCCGGACGCGCTCCTGGCGCGGCAGGTGCTCCTGGACGAGATCGTGGCGGCGCTCGATGACCTGCCGGCGCCGCAGCGCGAGGTGTTCGTGGCCCACGAGCTGGACGGACGGAGCTTCAAGGAGATCGCCGCCGAGACCGGCGTCAGCGTGAACACGCTGCTCTCGCGAAAGCACTACGCGGTGCGCAAGCTGCGCGAACGACTGCGGCGCCTCTACGGTGGCCCGCGCACGGAGGCCTGA
- a CDS encoding alginate export family protein: MSDVASLPAAAQTAGASPAPADGGDALTIRYGAEYWIRASRTVDFDFDGAVDDAQDFGWQRVKPFVAVRKRWFELMLQAQDSRSYGVPDLNPDGSSTYASRTSQLDFVKAYAALRPRADVLVKVGREQADGIDMGLSRKLASSSNYGTVLKSFDQISVRWDRRGKSLGAFVASPVDNQPYAWNRRRAGEVFWGVQALHTTRAKVHRAYVVGRQIGTRGPASETGVRARSATYALGLQEVRPIGGPRLVLDVEGLVEWGHRSTDRLRAGALFATATRSFSPDHSVFVGYYRSSGDGRPGDGTTHLFDTMYASGFNNYGYLGLSQGRNIGDVRVGGSSKLAGPATLMWTYHDQALSVRRDHWYAIFTPDIDRPGAASSRLGREIDATLLLRFPFARRATIALGYLAYFPGRYVSGTGPHATAQQFAIDIWGEF; encoded by the coding sequence ATGAGCGACGTCGCGTCGCTGCCCGCGGCCGCGCAGACCGCTGGAGCCTCGCCGGCCCCGGCGGATGGCGGCGACGCGCTCACCATCCGCTACGGCGCCGAGTACTGGATCCGGGCCAGCCGGACGGTCGACTTCGATTTCGACGGCGCCGTCGACGATGCCCAGGACTTCGGCTGGCAGCGCGTGAAGCCGTTCGTCGCGGTCCGCAAGCGCTGGTTCGAGCTGATGCTCCAGGCGCAGGACTCGCGCTCGTACGGCGTGCCGGACCTCAACCCGGACGGGTCGTCCACCTACGCGTCGCGCACGAGTCAGCTCGACTTCGTGAAGGCGTACGCGGCGCTGCGGCCGCGTGCCGACGTGCTCGTGAAGGTCGGCCGCGAGCAGGCCGACGGGATCGACATGGGCCTCTCGCGCAAACTGGCCAGCAGCTCCAACTACGGCACGGTGCTGAAGTCGTTCGATCAGATCTCGGTGCGCTGGGACCGCCGGGGCAAGAGCCTGGGCGCGTTCGTCGCCAGCCCCGTGGACAACCAGCCGTATGCGTGGAACAGGCGCCGCGCCGGCGAGGTGTTCTGGGGAGTCCAGGCCCTGCACACGACTCGAGCGAAGGTGCACAGGGCCTATGTCGTCGGCCGGCAGATCGGCACGCGCGGACCGGCGAGCGAGACCGGCGTCCGGGCCCGGAGCGCCACCTACGCGCTCGGGCTGCAGGAGGTCCGGCCGATCGGCGGCCCGAGGCTCGTCCTCGACGTCGAGGGCCTCGTGGAGTGGGGCCACCGGTCCACGGACCGCCTGCGCGCGGGCGCGCTCTTCGCGACGGCCACGCGCTCGTTTTCCCCGGACCACTCGGTGTTCGTCGGGTACTACCGCTCGTCGGGCGACGGCCGGCCTGGCGACGGAACGACGCATCTCTTCGACACGATGTATGCGTCGGGCTTCAACAACTACGGCTACCTGGGGCTGTCGCAGGGCCGCAACATCGGCGACGTCCGCGTCGGCGGGTCCTCGAAGCTGGCGGGGCCCGCGACCCTGATGTGGACCTATCACGACCAGGCGCTGTCGGTTCGCCGCGATCACTGGTATGCGATCTTCACGCCCGACATCGACCGGCCGGGGGCCGCCTCGTCGCGGCTGGGCCGCGAGATCGACGCCACCCTCCTGTTGCGGTTCCCGTTCGCGCGGCGGGCGACGATTGCGCTCGGCTACCTCGCGTACTTCCCCGGGCGGTACGTGTCGGGCACCGGGCCCCACGCGACCGCGCAGCAGTTCGCCATCGACATCTGGGGTGAGTTCTGA